One region of Manis pentadactyla isolate mManPen7 chromosome 9, mManPen7.hap1, whole genome shotgun sequence genomic DNA includes:
- the RASSF7 gene encoding ras association domain-containing protein 7 isoform X2, which yields MLSGLPAMELKVWVDGVQRVVCGVSEQTTCQEVVIALAQAIGQTGRFVLVQRLREKERQLLPQECPVGAQATCGQFASDVQFVLRRTGPSLAGRPSSDSCPPPERCPIRASLPSKRRPALGHEPRKALTFSLGCPGLALSPTLSEPVAPMAPALGHCTDLQSLERRVRRNAAELGQEAFWEQELRREQAREREGQTRLQALSAATAEHAARLRALDAQARSLEAKLHLATEAPGPPSPTASATERLRRDLATQERQSEEVQGSLALVTRALEAAEHALQAQTQELEELNRELRQCNLQQFILQTGAAVPHPPRPRPDTQDLLPLTREEPLMGAPRSSALVSSLSSEIVPMRKNSWR from the exons ATGCTCTCTGGGCTCCCAGCAATGGagctgaaggtgtgggtggaTGGCGTCCAGCGCGTGGTCTGTGGGGTGTCAGAGCAGACCACCTGTCAGGAAGTGGTCATCGCCCTAGCCCAAGCCATAG GCCAGACAGGCCGATTTGTGCTCGTGCAGCGTCTCAGGGAGAAGGAACGGCAGCTGCTGCCCCAGGAGTGTCCAGTGGGTGCTCAGGCTACCTGTGGACAGTTTGCCAGCGATGTCCAGTTCGTCCTGAGGCGGACAGGGCCCAGCCTTGCTGGAAGGCCCTCCTCAGACAGCTGCCCACCGCCTGAACGCTGCCCAATCCGCGCCAGCCTCCCTTCGAAGCGCCGACCAGCACTAGGCCATGAGCCCCGGAAAGCACTGACCTTCAGTCTGGGGTGCCCTGGACTGGCTCTCAGTCCCACTCTGTCTGAGCCTGTGGCCCCCATGGCACCAGCACTGGGCCACTGCACAGACCTTCAGAGCCTAGAGAGAAGGGTGCGCAGGAATGCAGCTGAACTGGGCCAGGAGGCCTTCTGGGAACAGGAGCTGCGGCGGGAACAGGCGCGAGAGCGTGAGGGGCAGACACGCCTGCAGGCTCTGAGTGCAGCCACTGCGGAGCATGCTGCCAGGCTGCGGGCCCTGGACGCCCAGGCCCGGTCCCTGGAGGCCAAGCTACATCTGGCTACAGAGGCCCCAGGGCCACCCTCACCCACAGCATCTGCCACAGAACGACTGCGCCGGGACCTGGCTACCCAAGAGCGGCAGAGTGAAGAGGTGCAGGGCAGCCTGGCCCTGGTGACCAGAGCCCTAGAGGCTGCCGAGCATGCCTTGCAG GCCCAGACCCAGGAGCTTGAGGAGCTGAACCGGGAGCTCCGTCAGTGTAACCTGCAGCAGTTCATCCTGCAGACCGGGGCTGCAGTGCCGCACCCCCCACGCCCACGGCCAGACACACAG GATCTTCTGCCTCTGACCAGAGAAGAGCCCCTCATGGGAGCCCCCCGGAGTTCAGCCCTAGTGTCCAGCCTAAGCTCAGAGA TTGTCCCCATGAGGAAGAACTCCTGGAGGTAG
- the RASSF7 gene encoding ras association domain-containing protein 7 isoform X1, with protein sequence MLSGLPAMELKVWVDGVQRVVCGVSEQTTCQEVVIALAQAIGQTGRFVLVQRLREKERQLLPQECPVGAQATCGQFASDVQFVLRRTGPSLAGRPSSDSCPPPERCPIRASLPSKRRPALGHEPRKALTFSLGCPGLALSPTLSEPVAPMAPALGHCTDLQSLERRVRRNAAELGQEAFWEQELRREQAREREGQTRLQALSAATAEHAARLRALDAQARSLEAKLHLATEAPGPPSPTASATERLRRDLATQERQSEEVQGSLALVTRALEAAEHALQAQTQELEELNRELRQCNLQQFILQTGAAVPHPPRPRPDTQDLLPLTREEPLMGAPRSSALVSSLSSESTSVSPTLGGTRSSCGSCSLLSLCPPHSCPHEEELLEVAALVPK encoded by the exons ATGCTCTCTGGGCTCCCAGCAATGGagctgaaggtgtgggtggaTGGCGTCCAGCGCGTGGTCTGTGGGGTGTCAGAGCAGACCACCTGTCAGGAAGTGGTCATCGCCCTAGCCCAAGCCATAG GCCAGACAGGCCGATTTGTGCTCGTGCAGCGTCTCAGGGAGAAGGAACGGCAGCTGCTGCCCCAGGAGTGTCCAGTGGGTGCTCAGGCTACCTGTGGACAGTTTGCCAGCGATGTCCAGTTCGTCCTGAGGCGGACAGGGCCCAGCCTTGCTGGAAGGCCCTCCTCAGACAGCTGCCCACCGCCTGAACGCTGCCCAATCCGCGCCAGCCTCCCTTCGAAGCGCCGACCAGCACTAGGCCATGAGCCCCGGAAAGCACTGACCTTCAGTCTGGGGTGCCCTGGACTGGCTCTCAGTCCCACTCTGTCTGAGCCTGTGGCCCCCATGGCACCAGCACTGGGCCACTGCACAGACCTTCAGAGCCTAGAGAGAAGGGTGCGCAGGAATGCAGCTGAACTGGGCCAGGAGGCCTTCTGGGAACAGGAGCTGCGGCGGGAACAGGCGCGAGAGCGTGAGGGGCAGACACGCCTGCAGGCTCTGAGTGCAGCCACTGCGGAGCATGCTGCCAGGCTGCGGGCCCTGGACGCCCAGGCCCGGTCCCTGGAGGCCAAGCTACATCTGGCTACAGAGGCCCCAGGGCCACCCTCACCCACAGCATCTGCCACAGAACGACTGCGCCGGGACCTGGCTACCCAAGAGCGGCAGAGTGAAGAGGTGCAGGGCAGCCTGGCCCTGGTGACCAGAGCCCTAGAGGCTGCCGAGCATGCCTTGCAG GCCCAGACCCAGGAGCTTGAGGAGCTGAACCGGGAGCTCCGTCAGTGTAACCTGCAGCAGTTCATCCTGCAGACCGGGGCTGCAGTGCCGCACCCCCCACGCCCACGGCCAGACACACAG GATCTTCTGCCTCTGACCAGAGAAGAGCCCCTCATGGGAGCCCCCCGGAGTTCAGCCCTAGTGTCCAGCCTAAGCTCAGAGAGTACGTCTGTCTCCCCCACTCTGGGTGGGACAAGGTCCTCCTGTGGCTCCTGCAGCCTCCTCAGCTTGTGTCCTCCCCACAGTTGTCCCCATGAGGAAGAACTCCTGGAGGTAGCAGCTCTTGTCCCAAAGTAG
- the LMNTD2 gene encoding lamin tail domain-containing protein 2: MSPEPHQEALSSLVDQEPVSGHLGPPAGTPEDPVAPECPQDIKASSTRVVFSDNRRSVPESLDPCTLRLLWRQRELEIQALRWAIQNRQDARHCHILQEVAGLPPERSSHSQKKVLQHQVQKLTLELKEQKEKAQLEKAQLEERLLQTLNTLQQLEAELQAFQKSCLLQLARSSWVGRMLRSSTGSVEVVTAETLMDSSDVSENGQGSTAGEGFRLEDVDWNSIAHRYPNLFTKIKSNADQKHPLPPKAPMPGEWGSKLHRRHMKQSLKSVEWSSLPLGTSSSGGSDSNSSSCQLTNPYTVQRVTGHPPSPPSLTSSEKTEVLAGSLSKDAQAEPEGLCRAAPVSQMSQWTLHMQAPSWTGLLSLDPRKTHSDWGGKAVQAPKACADPEHWHPGHCWSPTSSCLKIVAVSRRGRFVRILNQSPEDTAELSGLVLKQLVRGFPERMYRFPPGTRLGPRQLLTVRPAPPPRPPVSSPDAPRPSLSRLPLPPQVWGEGRCSSQKPPPSSLGQEPVRFHSSPGCVTLLLNPKGETLSEHQAPQTLSEHQAPCSVAPASRLCSDDTDLSTDRFPLSEAQSQADSSEQLHRPRPPRAGRLREARAGRRRLRTRGLLPRLTTGEHLLPREGPARPEGADTDPAERLPTVPGARMPARGGRGGPAGSGQLARPAPTPPRSHAEAAQSLRDGQAGNEPRVRVCRRSVDRCCPMVALSVQSTAESRFGFRFLSCPPITADARWQV; this comes from the exons ATGTCCCCTGAGCCTCACCAGGAGGCTCTGTCATCCCTGGTGGACCAAGAGCCAGTCAGTGGCCACCTGGGGCCTCCAGCTGGCACACCTGAAGACCCGGTGGCTCCTGAGTGCCCACAAGACATCAAGGCCAGCTCCACACGGGTAGTCTTCTCTGACAACCGACG GTCAGTCCCTGAGTCCCTGGACCCCTGCACCCTGCGGCTGCTGTGGAGGCAGCGGGAACTGGAGATCCAGGCCCTGAGGTGGGCCATTCAGAACCGTCAGGATGCCCGGCACTGCCACATCTTGCAAGAGGTGGCTGGGCTTCCACCTGAGAG GAGCTCACACAGTCAGAAAAAGGTCCTGCAGCACCAGGTCCAGAAGCTGACTCTGGAATTGAAAGAGCAGAAGGAAAAGGCCCAGCTG GAGAAGGCACAGCTGGAGGAGCGGCTGCTACAGACCCTGAACACACTGCAGCAGCTGGAGGCCGAGCTGCAGGCCTTCCAGAAATCCTGCCTCCTGCAGCTGGCTCGCTCCTCCTGGGTGGGCCGCATGCTTCGGTCTTCAACTGGCAGTGTGGAG GTAGTGACCGCAGAAACCCTGATGGACTCCAGTGATGTCTCTGAGAACGGTCAGGGCTCCACTGCTGGGGAG GGTTTCCGGCTGGAGGATGTAGACTGGAACAGCATCGCCCATCGATATCCCAACCTCTTCACCAAGATCAAGTCCAATGCAGACCAAAA GCACCCCCTGCCCCCAAAGGCCCCAATGCCTGGCGAGTGGGGCTCCAAGTTGCACAGACGGCACATGAAGCAGAGTCTCAAGAGTGTTGAGTGGAGCTCCCTGCCCTTGGGCACCAGCAGCTCTGGGGGATCCGACTCCAATTCCAGCAGCTGCCAGCTCACCAATCCTTATACGGTGCAGAGGGTGACAgggcacccaccctccccaccaagCTTAACTTCCTCTGAGAAGACGGAGGTGCTGGCAGGGAGCCTCAGCAAGGatgcccaggcagagcctgaag GGCTCTGCAGGGCGGCTCCGGTCTCGCAGATGTCCCAGTGGACGCTCCATATGCAGGCCCCCTCCTGGACAGGCCTCCTCTCCCTGGATCCCCGTAAAACCCATTCAGACTGGGGAGGAAAGGCCGTCCAGGCACCCAAGGCCTGTGCAGATCCCGAACACTGGCATCCCGGGCACTGTTGGAG CCCGACCAGCTCCTGCCTGAAGATCGTGGCCGTGAGCCGCCGCGGCAGGTTCGTCCGCATCCTCAACCAGTCGCCGGAGGACACTGCCGAGCTGAGCGGCCTCGTGCTTAAGCAGCTCGTGCGCGGCTTCCCGGAGCGCATGTACCGCTTCCCGCCCGGCACGCGGCTGGGGCCGCGGCAGCTCCTCACGgtgcgccccgccccgccgccccgccccccgGTCTCAAGTCCGGATGCCCCCCGCCCCTCACTCTCCCGCCTCCCGCTCCCTCCCCAGGTGTGGGGCGAGGGGCGCTGCAGCTCCCAGAAGCCGCCGCCCTCGTCCTTGGGCCAAGAGCCCGTCCGCTTCCACTCCAGCCCGGGCTGCGTGACTCTCCTCCTGAACCCCAAGGGCGAG ACCCTCAGCGAGCACCAGGCCCCGCAGACCCTCAGCGAGCACCAGGCCCCGTGCTCCGTGGCCCCCGCCTCGAGGCTCTGCTCTGACGACACCGACTTGTCCACCGACCGCTTCCCGCTCTCGGAGGCCCAGTCCCAGGCCGACAGCAGCGAACAGCTGCACCGCCCTCGACCTCCGCGCGCCGGTCGGCTGAGGGAGGCCCGGGCCGGACGCCGGAGGCTGCG GACGAGGGGCCTCTTGCCCCGCCTGACCACCGGCGAGCACCTCCTCCCGCGGGAGGGGCCGGCGCGGCCCGAAGGTGCCGACACCGACCCTGCGGAGCGGCTGCCCACCGTCCCGGGTGCGAGGATGCCGGCTCGCGGAGGGAGGGGCGGGCCGGCAGGGAGCGGGCAGCTGGCCCGGCCCGCCCCTACCCCACCGCGGTCCCACGCAGAGGCCGCGCAGAGCCTCCGGGACGGCCAGGCTGGGAACGAGCCCAGAGTGAGG GTGTGCCGGAGGAGCGTGGACAGGTGCTGCCCCATGGTGGCGCTGTCGGTGCAGAGCACGGCTGAGAGCAGATTTGGCTTCCGCTTCCTCAGCTGCCCGCCCATCACGGCGGACGCGCGTTGGCAGGTGTAA